Proteins encoded by one window of Streptacidiphilus sp. PB12-B1b:
- a CDS encoding exopolysaccharide biosynthesis polyprenyl glycosylphosphotransferase, with protein sequence MGLVLSLQHEAAHSWLVALVTAVAWVGVGLARGRYTRHSLGETAALRPVLWDWFVLLGLLAVFRTYFELSLLPGPSLVALVLLLLITCARRKLTQRRLLRMHRMGLAVQRVLVVGTPRAVDSVVDRLAKQTHHEYVVVGACLVGEGEPGTGTTVAGRLDAAPAAPGSAPGLSLVKPHPQGQAGLQADRDEADRATVLSAAEELDAQSVFVATGSWLAGERLRRLSWAVHESGRALSVLPGIVEVASRRVGLSSAAGLTLLHVAAPVGAGLARTAKSVGDRVAALLLLVTLTPLLLALALTVKLSSRGPALHRQTRVGQHGEPFTMYKFRSMVVHAERLRDVLAEHNDHDGRMFKLRRDPRITRVGAVLRRYSLDELPQLLNVLMGHMSLVGPRPPLPAEVADYTPVELRRLRVRPGLTGLWQVSGRSDLTWDETVTLDLRYVDNWSLGVDAQVLARTLRAVAEGRGAY encoded by the coding sequence AGACCGCCGCCCTGCGGCCGGTGCTGTGGGACTGGTTCGTCCTGCTCGGCCTGCTGGCGGTGTTCCGCACCTACTTCGAACTGTCGCTGCTGCCCGGCCCCTCCCTGGTCGCCCTGGTCCTGCTGCTGCTGATCACCTGCGCCCGAAGGAAACTGACGCAGCGTCGATTACTCCGTATGCACCGGATGGGCCTCGCCGTGCAGCGCGTGCTGGTGGTCGGCACCCCCCGGGCCGTGGACAGCGTGGTGGACCGGCTCGCCAAGCAGACGCACCACGAGTACGTGGTGGTCGGCGCCTGCCTGGTGGGCGAGGGCGAACCCGGCACCGGAACCACCGTGGCCGGCAGGCTGGACGCCGCACCGGCGGCCCCGGGCAGCGCACCCGGCCTCTCGCTGGTCAAACCGCACCCGCAGGGACAGGCCGGCCTCCAGGCCGACCGGGACGAGGCCGACCGCGCCACCGTGCTGTCGGCCGCCGAGGAACTCGACGCGCAGAGCGTCTTCGTCGCCACCGGCTCGTGGCTGGCCGGGGAGCGGCTGCGGCGGCTGAGCTGGGCCGTCCACGAGTCAGGGCGGGCGCTGTCGGTGCTGCCGGGCATCGTCGAGGTCGCCTCGCGCCGGGTCGGCCTGAGCAGCGCCGCCGGACTGACCCTGCTGCACGTGGCCGCGCCGGTGGGGGCCGGGCTGGCGCGCACCGCCAAGAGCGTCGGTGACCGGGTCGCCGCCCTGCTGCTGCTGGTCACCCTGACGCCGCTGCTGCTGGCCCTGGCGCTCACCGTGAAACTCAGCTCGCGCGGCCCGGCCCTGCACCGGCAGACCCGGGTCGGCCAGCACGGCGAACCGTTCACCATGTACAAGTTCCGGTCGATGGTGGTGCACGCCGAGCGGTTGCGCGACGTGCTCGCCGAGCACAACGACCACGACGGGCGGATGTTCAAACTGCGCCGCGACCCCCGGATCACCCGGGTCGGCGCGGTGCTGCGCCGCTACTCGCTGGACGAGCTGCCGCAACTGCTGAACGTGCTGATGGGGCACATGTCCCTGGTCGGCCCGCGCCCGCCGCTGCCCGCCGAGGTCGCCGACTACACCCCGGTGGAGCTGCGCCGGCTGCGGGTCCGCCCCGGGCTCACCGGGCTCTGGCAGGTCAGCGGCCGGTCCGACCTCACCTGGGACGAGACCGTCACGCTGGACCTGCGCTACGTGGACAACTGGTCGCTGGGCGTGGACGCCCAGGTCCTGGCCCGGACGCTACGGGCGGTGGCCGAGGGCCGGGGAGCGTACTGA
- a CDS encoding GDP-L-fucose synthase, with the protein MTELPIDRQGDLLPPPARIFVAGHRGLVGSAVRRRLAASGYEVLVRTRAELDLRDAGATAAHLREQRPDAVVLAAAKVGGILANSTYPVQFLEDNLRIQLSVVAGAHQAGVRRLLLLGSSCIYPRLSPQPITEDALLTGPLEPTNEAYAIAKIAGIVQVQSYRRQYGASFVSAMPTNLYGPGDNFDPDGSHVLPALVRRFHQAARDGLPEVRLWGTGRPRREFLHVDDLAAACELLLRRYDDDTPVNVGCGTDLTISELAGIVAEVTGFTGAIGYDTSKPDGTPRKLLDISRLAGLGWKPQIGLREGIAGTYAWWLENEAAARGAGR; encoded by the coding sequence ATGACCGAGCTTCCGATCGACCGGCAGGGCGATCTGCTGCCCCCGCCCGCCCGGATATTCGTCGCCGGACACCGAGGACTGGTCGGCTCCGCCGTCCGTCGCCGCCTCGCCGCCTCCGGCTACGAGGTCCTCGTCCGCACCCGTGCCGAACTCGACCTCCGCGACGCCGGGGCCACCGCCGCCCACCTGCGCGAGCAGCGTCCGGACGCGGTGGTGCTGGCCGCCGCCAAGGTCGGCGGCATCCTGGCCAACTCCACGTATCCGGTGCAGTTCCTGGAGGACAACCTGCGGATCCAGCTCAGCGTCGTGGCCGGTGCGCACCAGGCCGGTGTGCGCCGACTGCTGCTGCTGGGCTCCAGTTGCATCTACCCCAGGCTCAGTCCGCAGCCCATCACCGAGGACGCGCTGCTCACCGGCCCGCTGGAGCCGACCAACGAGGCGTACGCCATCGCCAAGATCGCCGGTATCGTCCAGGTGCAGTCCTACCGCCGCCAGTACGGCGCCTCGTTCGTCTCGGCGATGCCGACCAACCTGTACGGGCCGGGCGACAACTTCGACCCGGACGGATCGCATGTGCTCCCCGCGCTGGTGCGGCGGTTCCACCAGGCGGCCCGGGACGGCCTGCCCGAGGTGCGGCTGTGGGGCACCGGCCGCCCGCGCCGGGAGTTCCTGCACGTGGACGACCTGGCCGCCGCCTGCGAGCTGCTGCTGCGCCGCTACGACGACGACACCCCGGTGAACGTGGGCTGCGGCACTGATCTGACCATCAGCGAGCTGGCCGGGATCGTGGCCGAGGTGACCGGGTTCACCGGCGCGATCGGCTACGACACCTCCAAGCCGGACGGCACGCCGCGCAAGCTCCTGGACATCTCCCGCCTGGCCGGGCTGGGCTGGAAGCCGCAGATCGGGCTGCGCGAGGGGATCGCCGGGACGTACGCCTGGTGGCTGGAGAACGAGGCCGCCGCGCGGGGCGCGGGCCGGTAG
- the gmd gene encoding GDP-mannose 4,6-dehydratase, translated as MRKTAVITGITGQDGSYLAELLLAKGYQVHGLVRRSSSFNTERLDHIYQDPQTPERDLVLHYADLSDGISLSSLLNAIEPDEIYNLGAQSHVRVSFDSPLYTGDVTGMGSLRLLEAVRASSIRTRVYQASSSEMFGATPPPQSERTPFHPRSPYGCAKVFAYWNTVNYRESYGMYATNGILFNHESPRRGETFVTRKITRAVARIQAGLQDRLYLGNLEAVRDWGYAPEYVEAMWRMLQQDEPDDYVVATGTARSVREFCEYAFAAAGLDWARYVRYDPKYDRPAEVDSLIGDASKAEQLLGWKPEVTFHELTRIMVEADIAQLAAQLDGSSVRVDR; from the coding sequence GTGCGTAAAACGGCAGTCATCACCGGCATCACCGGGCAGGACGGCTCCTACCTGGCGGAGCTGCTCCTGGCCAAGGGCTACCAGGTCCACGGGCTGGTGCGGCGCTCCTCCAGTTTCAACACCGAGCGGCTGGACCACATCTACCAGGACCCGCAGACCCCGGAGCGCGATCTGGTGCTGCACTATGCGGACCTCTCCGACGGGATATCCCTGAGCAGCCTGCTGAACGCCATAGAGCCGGACGAGATATACAACCTGGGTGCGCAGTCCCATGTGCGGGTGTCCTTCGACTCCCCCCTGTACACCGGCGATGTGACCGGCATGGGCTCACTGCGGCTGCTGGAGGCGGTCCGGGCCAGCAGTATCCGCACCCGCGTCTACCAGGCGTCCTCGTCGGAGATGTTCGGGGCCACGCCGCCGCCGCAGAGCGAGCGTACGCCGTTCCACCCGCGCAGCCCGTACGGCTGCGCCAAGGTCTTCGCCTACTGGAACACCGTCAACTACCGCGAGTCCTACGGGATGTACGCCACCAACGGCATCCTCTTCAACCACGAGTCGCCGCGCCGGGGCGAGACCTTCGTCACCCGTAAGATCACCCGGGCGGTGGCCCGGATCCAGGCGGGGCTGCAGGACCGGCTCTACCTGGGCAATCTGGAGGCGGTCCGGGACTGGGGCTACGCGCCGGAGTACGTCGAGGCCATGTGGCGGATGCTGCAGCAGGACGAGCCGGACGACTACGTGGTCGCCACCGGAACGGCCCGCAGCGTACGGGAGTTCTGCGAGTACGCGTTCGCCGCCGCCGGTCTCGACTGGGCCCGGTACGTGCGCTACGACCCCAAGTACGACCGGCCGGCCGAGGTGGACTCGCTGATCGGGGACGCCTCCAAGGCGGAGCAACTGCTGGGCTGGAAGCCCGAGGTGACCTTCCACGAGCTGACCCGGATCATGGTCGAGGCGGACATCGCGCAACTCGCCGCGCAGCTCGACGGCAGCTCCGTCCGGGTGGACCGTTGA
- a CDS encoding DapH/DapD/GlmU-related protein: MTGAAGPGARSLRGFTGAGYDKGRGLAVQALWFAVLNLVFSRWWFPPRLRPALLRAFGATVGARVLIRHRVRVQWPWKLTVGDDVWIGEDAWLVTLEPITLGHDVCVSQGALLCTGSHQRRSPTFEFDNGPIDVRPGAWIAARAVVLRGVTVGEGAVVGAGAVAHRDLAPGELLVAAGAERGSRTEAGR; the protein is encoded by the coding sequence TTGACCGGCGCGGCCGGCCCCGGGGCCCGTTCGCTGCGCGGCTTCACCGGGGCCGGGTACGACAAGGGACGCGGACTGGCGGTGCAGGCCCTGTGGTTCGCCGTGCTCAACCTGGTCTTCAGCCGCTGGTGGTTCCCGCCCCGGCTGCGGCCCGCGCTGCTGCGGGCCTTCGGCGCGACCGTGGGCGCCCGGGTGCTGATCCGGCACCGGGTGCGGGTGCAGTGGCCGTGGAAGCTGACCGTCGGCGACGACGTGTGGATCGGCGAGGACGCCTGGCTGGTCACCCTGGAGCCGATCACCCTGGGCCATGACGTGTGCGTCTCCCAGGGCGCGCTGCTGTGCACCGGGAGCCACCAACGCCGCAGCCCCACGTTCGAGTTCGACAACGGTCCGATCGACGTCCGGCCCGGCGCGTGGATCGCCGCCCGGGCCGTGGTGCTGCGCGGGGTGACCGTGGGCGAGGGAGCGGTGGTCGGGGCCGGGGCGGTGGCCCACCGGGATCTCGCTCCGGGCGAACTGCTGGTCGCGGCCGGGGCGGAGCGCGGCAGCCGTACGGAGGCGGGCCGTTGA
- a CDS encoding glycosyltransferase: MATLVSDDGAYGGPVSVAAGQCAELRSRGHDAALLSLWRGAGPPPADVDGVPLLAVPARTVLPGMGFLALLNPRLLRLLWRETGRADVMHLHAGRDLVTLAALAVARLRRTPFLVQTHGMVPPRTKPVARLFDSVYVPLLRRARACLVLTEEEERGLATVFHGRHPPLLRLANGVRPRPRTGEPDGKLVLYLARLHPRKRPEAFVAAAGLLLPRLPGLRFVLHGADEGSLPEVERAIAAQRLESWVEYRGPVPHGTALERLAEAAVYVLPSVHEPFPMSVLEALAAGTPVVATSSCGIAAELASTGAALITDGTPQALADAVERLLTDDGLRERTVAAGRAAVAGVFSLSAVADRLAALYTEALRR; the protein is encoded by the coding sequence GTGGCGACGCTGGTCAGCGACGACGGCGCCTACGGCGGGCCGGTGAGCGTCGCCGCCGGGCAGTGCGCGGAGTTGCGTTCCCGGGGCCACGATGCGGCGCTGCTCTCGCTGTGGCGCGGGGCCGGGCCGCCCCCGGCCGATGTGGACGGGGTGCCGCTGCTGGCGGTCCCGGCCCGTACCGTCCTGCCCGGCATGGGCTTCCTGGCCCTGCTCAACCCCCGGCTGCTGCGGCTGCTGTGGCGCGAGACCGGCCGGGCCGACGTGATGCACCTGCACGCCGGGCGCGACCTGGTGACGCTGGCCGCGCTGGCCGTGGCCCGGCTGCGCCGGACCCCGTTCCTGGTGCAGACCCACGGCATGGTCCCGCCCCGGACCAAGCCGGTGGCCCGGCTGTTCGACAGCGTCTACGTGCCGCTGCTGCGGCGGGCCCGGGCCTGCCTGGTGCTGACCGAGGAGGAGGAACGCGGCCTGGCGACCGTCTTCCACGGCCGCCACCCCCCGCTGCTGCGCCTGGCCAACGGCGTCCGGCCACGGCCCCGCACCGGCGAACCCGACGGCAAACTGGTCCTCTACCTGGCCCGGTTGCATCCGCGCAAACGCCCGGAGGCGTTCGTCGCGGCGGCCGGGCTGCTCCTCCCCCGGCTGCCCGGGCTGCGGTTCGTGCTGCACGGGGCGGACGAGGGCTCGCTGCCGGAGGTGGAGCGGGCCATCGCCGCGCAGCGGCTGGAGTCCTGGGTGGAGTACCGGGGCCCGGTCCCGCACGGCACCGCCCTGGAGCGGCTGGCCGAGGCCGCCGTGTACGTGCTGCCCAGCGTCCACGAGCCGTTTCCGATGAGCGTGCTGGAGGCGCTGGCTGCCGGGACGCCGGTGGTGGCCACCAGCAGCTGCGGGATAGCGGCCGAGCTGGCGTCCACCGGCGCCGCGCTGATCACCGACGGGACGCCGCAGGCCCTGGCGGACGCGGTGGAGCGGCTGCTCACCGACGACGGACTGCGGGAGCGCACCGTCGCCGCCGGGCGGGCCGCCGTCGCCGGTGTGTTCTCGCTGTCGGCCGTCGCCGACCGGCTGGCCGCGCTCTACACCGAGGCGCTGCGGCGGTGA
- a CDS encoding glycosyltransferase family 4 protein, whose product MAEHLALAGHEVHVLAGMPHYPAWSVDPAYRGAWRRTEQRGGVTVHRRRHTVPARQSGLRRALYEASFLAHAGATPPRGRFDLVLSQMPGLAGGLIGSRVAARAGVPHVVVVQDLMGAGAAQSGIAGGQRVAGIAAGVEARVLRPAALVGVVHETFRERVAAMGVPQQRIRVVPNWSHVAAPAADREETRARLGWRADETVLLHSGNMGLKQGLEVLVEAAGLAGPSVRVVLLGDGNQRAALEEAGRGLDRLEFLAPVSDADFPDVLAAADVLAVTQRASVLDMSIPSKLTSYFAAGRPVLASVAAGGGTAEEVLRSGAGVLVAPEDPKALLAALQELAADPARAQALGAAGPGYVREHLGKEAGLARIDALIEEALGG is encoded by the coding sequence ATGGCCGAGCACCTGGCCCTGGCCGGCCACGAGGTGCACGTGCTGGCGGGGATGCCGCACTACCCGGCCTGGAGCGTCGACCCGGCCTACCGGGGGGCCTGGCGGCGTACGGAGCAGCGCGGCGGCGTCACTGTGCACCGGCGCCGGCACACCGTCCCCGCACGGCAGAGCGGGCTGCGCCGGGCGCTGTACGAGGCGAGCTTCCTCGCCCACGCCGGGGCCACCCCGCCGCGCGGACGCTTCGACCTGGTGCTCAGTCAGATGCCGGGCCTGGCTGGTGGATTGATCGGCTCCCGGGTCGCCGCCCGGGCCGGTGTGCCGCATGTGGTGGTGGTGCAGGACCTGATGGGCGCGGGCGCCGCGCAGAGCGGCATCGCCGGCGGGCAGCGGGTGGCCGGGATCGCCGCCGGGGTCGAGGCCCGGGTGCTGCGCCCGGCGGCGCTGGTCGGCGTGGTGCACGAGACCTTCCGGGAGCGGGTGGCGGCGATGGGCGTGCCGCAGCAGCGGATCAGGGTGGTGCCCAACTGGAGTCATGTCGCGGCCCCCGCCGCCGACCGGGAGGAGACCCGGGCCCGGCTGGGCTGGCGGGCCGACGAGACGGTGCTGCTGCACTCCGGCAACATGGGCCTCAAGCAGGGGCTGGAAGTCCTGGTGGAGGCAGCCGGGCTGGCCGGGCCCTCGGTGCGGGTGGTGCTGCTGGGCGACGGCAACCAGCGGGCCGCGCTGGAGGAGGCGGGCCGGGGCCTGGACCGGCTGGAGTTCCTGGCGCCGGTCTCCGACGCGGACTTCCCGGACGTCCTGGCCGCCGCCGACGTGCTGGCGGTCACCCAGCGGGCCTCGGTGCTGGACATGAGCATCCCCTCCAAGCTCACCTCGTACTTCGCCGCCGGACGCCCGGTGCTGGCCTCGGTGGCGGCGGGCGGCGGCACGGCCGAGGAGGTGCTCCGCTCCGGCGCGGGCGTGCTGGTCGCCCCGGAGGACCCGAAGGCGCTGCTGGCAGCCCTGCAGGAGCTGGCGGCCGACCCGGCCCGGGCGCAGGCGCTGGGCGCGGCCGGGCCCGGGTACGTCCGCGAGCACCTGGGCAAGGAGGCCGGGCTGGCCCGGATCGACGCCCTGATCGAGGAGGCGCTGGGCGGCTGA